From Erigeron canadensis isolate Cc75 chromosome 8, C_canadensis_v1, whole genome shotgun sequence, one genomic window encodes:
- the LOC122579479 gene encoding uncharacterized protein LOC122579479 → MAAASSSSSSSSKLLSLSRFTDFSLFHHAPPYSHHLLFRPLPPPPSISVTPASAVKKRPIAIVSCLISGVDGGGVSDDFVSTRRSDREFSVIANMLKKIEPLDTSVISKGVSDSAKDSMKQTISTMLGLLPSDQFDVMVRVSKRPLDRLLSSSLITGYTLWNAEYRIMLMRNFEISCFNDEKKLNPGGEDNEASDEKVDVSECLCDSVVMECCNEESERLNLQSCLGDLAPEAMSYIQQLESELATAKKELHARKQENMQIENTRESDNDLLKYLRSLDPDMVNELSRPSSTEVEEVIRELVQCTSRRFFKEETISDPTIASDIGSQENYPSDDEDFCDTMGTSRDYLAKLLFWCMLLGHHLRGLENRLHLSCAVGLL, encoded by the exons ATGGCAGcagcttcttcatcatcatcatcatcatctaagcTTCTATCTCTCTCTCGTTTCACCGACTTCTCACTCTTCCACCACGCGCCGCCGTACTCTCACCACCTCCTTTTCCGTCCGTTACCTCCGCCGCCTTCCATCTCCGTCACCCCCGCATCCGCCGTTAAAAAACGTCCGATAGCAATCGTGAGCTGTCTAATCTCCGGCGTAGACGGCGGCGGCGTTTCCGATGACTTCGTATCAACGCGCCGGTCGGACCGTGAATTCTCCGTTATCGCAAATATGTTGAAGAAGATCGAACCGTTGGATACTTCGGTGATATCGAAAGGCGTTTCTGATTCAGCAAAGGATTCGATGAAACAGACGATTTCGACTATGTTAGGTTTGCTTCCGTCTGATCAGTTTGATGTTATGGTTAGGGTTTCCAAACGTCCGCTTGATCGATTATTATCGTCTTCATTGATTACAGG GTATACGTTGTGGAATGCAGAGTATAGGATAATGTTGATGCGGAACTTTGAAATTTCTTGTTTTAATGACGAGAAGAAGCTGAATCCTGGAGGTGAGGATAATGAGGCTTCAGATGAGAAGGTGGATGTAAGTGAGTGTTTGTGTGATAGTGTCGTGATGGAGTGTTGTAATGAAGAATCAGAGAGATTGAATTTGCAaagttgtttgggtgatttggcCCCCGAAGCGATGAGTTATATACAACAGTTGGAATCGGAGTTGGCTACAGCAAAGAAG GAACTCCATGCCAGGAAACAGGAAAATATGCAAATTGAAAATACAAGAGAAAGTGACAATGATCTTTTGAAGTATTTGCGGTCATTAGATCCCGACATG GTGAATGAATTATCCAGACCATCATCTACAGAGGTGGAGGAAGTTATACGAGAACTTGTACAGTGTACATCTCGAAGATTCTTCAAGGAGGAGACTATCTCTGATCCAACAATAGCTTCAGATATAGGAAGCCAAGAGAACTACCCAAGTGATGATGAGGACTTCTGTGACACCATGGGCACTTCAAGAGATTATCTAGCAAAGCTGCTTTTCTG GTGTATGCTATTGGGTCATCACTTGAGAGGCTTGGAGAACAGATTGCATCTGAGTTGTGCAGTGGGCTTGTTGtga